The proteins below come from a single Hyphomicrobium denitrificans ATCC 51888 genomic window:
- the rplU gene encoding 50S ribosomal protein L21, with product MYAVIKTGGKQYRVSKDDVVTIERVAGDAGATVEFDQVLMVGSGADVKIGAPIISGAKVVAELVEQSRGPKLIAFKKRRRKNSRRKKGHRQDLSIVRITDITGA from the coding sequence ATGTACGCTGTCATCAAGACGGGCGGCAAGCAATACCGCGTCTCCAAGGACGATGTCGTCACGATCGAACGGGTTGCCGGCGACGCCGGAGCCACCGTTGAATTCGACCAAGTGCTAATGGTCGGCTCGGGCGCCGACGTTAAGATCGGTGCACCGATCATTTCAGGCGCGAAGGTCGTTGCAGAGCTTGTCGAGCAGTCGCGCGGGCCGAAGCTCATCGCATTCAAAAAGCGCCGCCGCAAAAATTCACGCCGCAAGAAGGGACACCGTCAGGACCTTTCGATCGTGCGTATTACCGATATCACCGGCGCGTAA
- the proB gene encoding glutamate 5-kinase — protein MIRAPQSAATIATARPEWAKARRIVVKIGSALLADKSTGRIKADWLNSFMDDVAELARAGKDIVLVSSGSIALGRHVLKLPKGPLELEQSQAAASVGQISLAHAYQELAAARGLTAAQILLTLGDTEERRRYLNARNTIEVLLALKAIPVVNENDTVATAEIRYGDNDRLSARVASMVSADCLVLLSDVDGLYTAPPADDQNARHIPLVTEITPEIEAMAGDAGTELSKGGMKTKIEAGKIALSAGTDMVITTGKVLHPLKAISDGARVTWFVANSDPVTARKRWISGQLEPSGHVYLDAGAEKALTSGKSLLPAGVTRIDGNFDRGDAVTIRSADGRELGRGLVAYAADDARRIMGKRSSEIAAILGFKGRATLIHRDDMALTRK, from the coding sequence ATGATCCGCGCTCCGCAGTCCGCCGCTACGATCGCTACCGCGCGCCCTGAATGGGCAAAGGCGCGGCGCATCGTCGTGAAAATCGGTTCGGCGCTGCTGGCGGACAAAAGCACCGGCCGCATCAAGGCGGACTGGCTCAATTCGTTCATGGACGATGTCGCCGAGCTTGCACGCGCCGGCAAGGACATCGTGCTTGTGTCGTCGGGCTCCATCGCGCTGGGCCGGCATGTGCTGAAGCTGCCGAAGGGTCCGCTCGAACTCGAGCAGAGTCAGGCGGCGGCATCTGTCGGGCAGATCAGTCTCGCGCATGCCTATCAGGAACTCGCGGCCGCGCGCGGTCTGACGGCGGCGCAGATTCTTCTAACGCTCGGTGATACGGAAGAGCGGCGGCGGTATCTCAACGCGCGTAACACCATTGAAGTTCTGCTGGCGCTGAAGGCCATTCCGGTCGTCAATGAAAACGACACGGTCGCGACGGCGGAAATCCGCTACGGCGATAACGACAGGCTGTCGGCGCGCGTCGCGTCGATGGTGTCGGCGGATTGTCTCGTGCTGCTGTCGGATGTCGACGGCCTCTATACCGCGCCTCCGGCTGACGATCAGAACGCCAGGCACATCCCGCTCGTGACAGAGATCACGCCGGAGATCGAGGCGATGGCCGGCGATGCCGGGACCGAGCTTTCCAAAGGCGGCATGAAGACGAAAATCGAGGCGGGCAAGATCGCGCTCTCGGCCGGTACCGATATGGTCATCACGACCGGCAAGGTTCTTCATCCGCTCAAGGCGATCTCGGACGGCGCGCGGGTCACGTGGTTCGTCGCCAATTCGGATCCGGTGACGGCGCGAAAGCGTTGGATTTCCGGGCAGCTCGAGCCGAGCGGCCACGTTTACCTCGATGCAGGCGCCGAGAAGGCTCTCACATCGGGAAAAAGCCTTCTGCCGGCGGGTGTCACCCGCATCGACGGCAACTTCGACCGCGGCGATGCGGTTACGATAAGATCGGCGGACGGCCGGGAACTGGGCCGGGGCCTTGTCGCCTATGCGGCGGACGATGCGCGACGTATTATGGGCAAGCGTTCGAGCGAGATCGCCGCGATCCTCGGGTTCAAGGGGCGCGCGACGCTGATCCATCGGGACGATATGGCGCTGACGAGGAAATGA
- a CDS encoding calcium:proton antiporter, with translation MVHSTRTPAWSWALPIVGVALFAFATWVGFGDDFASDPLGIAIAIILIPLLMGAVFSAVYHAEEVAHLTGEPIGTLVLTMAVTVIELALIVSLMLTGKAAPTLVRDTVFSVVMIITTGLVGACLLVGGIRYREQSFDVTSAKIYLAMLLVLTTLSIILPNYTSSAPGRLYSTSQLAFMSFAIIALYAVFVFTQTVRHRDYFAGDYDPPDPNAETGGKLIRSILFLCVALVAVVVLAKLFAIEVNAAVSAVGAPPAFSGVVIAFIVLLPESIAAIRAASRDNLQKSINLALGSSLATIGLTIPAIAAANIILQKPLILGLDPRDMALVVMTLGASILTFGTGRTNVLFGFLHLVLFGTFLFFAVVP, from the coding sequence ATGGTTCATTCGACGCGAACGCCGGCTTGGTCGTGGGCACTGCCGATTGTTGGGGTAGCGCTTTTCGCGTTCGCGACATGGGTCGGTTTTGGCGATGATTTTGCGTCGGATCCCCTCGGTATCGCTATAGCGATCATCCTGATCCCTCTTCTTATGGGCGCTGTATTTTCGGCGGTCTATCATGCGGAAGAGGTTGCACACCTCACCGGTGAGCCTATTGGAACCCTGGTTCTGACGATGGCCGTGACGGTGATCGAACTCGCTTTGATCGTGTCCCTCATGCTGACCGGTAAGGCGGCGCCGACGCTGGTGCGCGATACCGTGTTCTCCGTGGTCATGATCATTACGACAGGGCTCGTGGGCGCGTGTCTTCTCGTCGGCGGCATTCGATATCGCGAGCAGTCGTTCGACGTGACCTCGGCTAAGATCTATCTAGCCATGCTGCTCGTCTTGACGACGCTGTCGATCATCCTGCCGAATTATACCAGCTCGGCTCCGGGCCGCCTGTACTCGACAAGCCAGCTGGCGTTCATGAGCTTCGCGATCATCGCGCTCTATGCTGTCTTCGTCTTTACGCAGACGGTTCGGCACCGGGATTATTTTGCCGGAGATTACGATCCGCCCGATCCCAATGCGGAGACGGGCGGGAAACTGATCCGTTCGATCCTCTTTCTCTGCGTCGCGCTCGTTGCCGTCGTTGTGCTCGCTAAGCTGTTCGCAATTGAAGTGAACGCCGCCGTCTCGGCTGTCGGCGCCCCACCGGCGTTTAGCGGCGTCGTGATCGCGTTTATCGTGCTGTTGCCGGAGTCGATCGCGGCGATCCGGGCGGCAAGCCGCGATAATCTGCAGAAAAGCATCAATCTGGCGCTGGGGTCGTCATTGGCGACGATCGGGTTGACGATCCCGGCAATCGCTGCGGCCAACATCATTCTGCAAAAGCCCCTCATTCTCGGACTCGATCCGCGGGACATGGCGCTCGTCGTGATGACGCTTGGCGCCAGCATCCTGACATTCGGCACCGGCCGGACGAATGTGCTTTTCGGCTTCCTGCATCTGGTGCTGTTCGGCACGTTCCTGTTCTTCGCCGTGGTCCCCTAA
- a CDS encoding META domain-containing protein: MKFTTAILMAALTFAASAPTLAEDDEGAPAASWTAVELNGKAVDGLTLDFTSDKASGTGGCNRFTGPISIEDDAIQIGPLASTKIFCEGKSETEAQYFAALEAARSFTTDGALVSLKDESGKVILKFKK; this comes from the coding sequence ATGAAATTCACAACGGCAATCCTCATGGCGGCGCTGACCTTTGCAGCCAGCGCCCCCACCCTCGCCGAAGATGACGAAGGCGCGCCGGCAGCCAGCTGGACCGCCGTCGAGCTCAACGGCAAAGCCGTCGATGGACTGACGCTCGACTTTACGTCGGACAAAGCCTCCGGAACCGGCGGTTGCAATCGCTTCACCGGTCCGATCAGCATCGAGGACGACGCGATCCAGATCGGACCGTTGGCCTCGACGAAGATATTCTGCGAAGGCAAATCCGAAACGGAAGCGCAATACTTCGCCGCTCTCGAGGCCGCCCGGTCGTTCACGACCGACGGCGCTCTCGTCAGCCTCAAGGACGAGAGCGGCAAGGTGATCCTGAAGTTCAAGAAGTGA
- the rsfS gene encoding ribosome silencing factor: protein MRDQSAKDAYRLIRTTAEAARKGSSQAQSAAKAPDAAALLEDVVHWLDDAKAEEIVSIPLKGKSSLGDFMVVASGRNDRHVGAIAEQLRDKLKARGEARVRVEGLNSCDWVLIDTGDIIVHVFRPEVREFYNLEKMWQADIPADASRGDSSQH from the coding sequence ATGCGGGACCAATCAGCAAAGGATGCTTACCGCTTGATCCGAACCACAGCCGAGGCCGCCCGCAAGGGCAGCTCTCAAGCCCAGTCCGCCGCCAAGGCGCCGGATGCGGCCGCTCTCCTCGAAGACGTCGTCCACTGGCTTGACGACGCGAAAGCCGAGGAAATCGTTTCGATCCCTCTCAAAGGCAAGTCTTCACTCGGCGACTTCATGGTTGTCGCGTCCGGCCGTAACGACCGGCATGTCGGCGCAATCGCCGAGCAGCTGCGCGACAAGCTCAAAGCGCGCGGCGAGGCTCGCGTGAGGGTCGAGGGATTGAACTCCTGCGATTGGGTCCTGATCGACACGGGCGATATCATCGTCCACGTCTTCCGGCCCGAGGTGCGCGAGTTCTATAACCTCGAGAAGATGTGGCAGGCGGATATCCCCGCCGATGCCTCGCGCGGCGACAGCTCGCAGCACTGA
- a CDS encoding nicotinate-nucleotide adenylyltransferase — protein MCLPGQRIGIMGGSFNPPHAGHRIAAEAAMKRLGLDQLWWLITPGNPLKSRNGLSALDGRMASVRQFAVGPKMKVTSFERELGTSFTAATLAYLKRRHPGVRFVWVMGADNLAFFDRWQHWRSIADLMPIAVVDRPGWRLRGLSSPAALALSRWRIPESEARGLAARKPPAWTLLTIRLSDLSSTALRSAARSASEHVS, from the coding sequence ATGTGCCTTCCCGGTCAACGGATCGGGATCATGGGTGGCTCTTTCAATCCGCCGCATGCTGGGCATCGCATCGCCGCCGAAGCCGCGATGAAGCGTCTGGGGCTCGATCAGCTGTGGTGGCTGATCACGCCAGGCAATCCTCTCAAGTCGCGCAATGGTCTGTCGGCGCTGGATGGGCGCATGGCATCGGTCCGGCAGTTCGCCGTCGGTCCGAAAATGAAAGTAACGAGCTTCGAGCGCGAACTCGGCACGAGTTTCACGGCCGCGACACTGGCGTATTTGAAGCGGCGGCATCCTGGCGTGCGCTTCGTGTGGGTGATGGGTGCCGACAATCTCGCGTTCTTCGACCGATGGCAGCATTGGCGGAGCATCGCCGATCTGATGCCGATCGCAGTGGTGGACCGGCCCGGCTGGCGGTTACGAGGCCTGTCGTCGCCAGCCGCTCTCGCGCTTTCGCGCTGGCGCATTCCTGAATCCGAGGCGCGTGGACTGGCTGCCAGAAAGCCGCCGGCCTGGACGCTGTTGACGATCCGCCTTTCCGACCTTTCGTCGACCGCGCTGCGCAGCGCCGCGCGCTCTGCGTCAGAGCACGTCAGTTAA
- the obgE gene encoding GTPase ObgE, translating to MKFLDQAKIYIKSGAGGNGCVAFRREKFIEFGGPNGGDGGNGGDVWVECVQNLNTLIDYRYQQHFSAQSGTPGMGQNRAGPNGRDCTVKVPPGTQVFAEDGETLLADLTEPGARVRLAKGGNGGFGNAHFKSSTNQAPRHANPGQPGEELTIWLRLKLIADAALVGLPNAGKSTFLATVSAAKPKIADYPFTTLHPNLGVVRAGDVDFVLADIPGLIEGASEGAGLGDRFLGHIERCRVLLHLVDATSADVAGDYKTVRRELKAYGGALEKKKEIVALSKIDALDEETLAERREALKKAARKTPLLLSAVSGAGIKEALFALTREISRKDAAEDDEDRDASGAWQP from the coding sequence ATGAAATTTCTCGATCAAGCCAAGATTTACATAAAGTCCGGCGCTGGCGGCAACGGCTGCGTCGCGTTTCGGCGTGAGAAGTTCATCGAGTTCGGCGGGCCGAACGGCGGCGACGGCGGTAATGGCGGCGACGTCTGGGTCGAGTGCGTGCAGAACCTCAACACGCTCATCGACTACCGTTATCAGCAGCATTTCTCGGCGCAGAGTGGTACGCCCGGCATGGGGCAGAATCGAGCGGGTCCGAACGGGCGCGACTGCACCGTCAAGGTTCCACCGGGTACGCAGGTGTTCGCGGAAGACGGCGAGACGTTGCTTGCGGATCTGACGGAGCCCGGCGCGCGCGTTCGTCTCGCCAAGGGCGGCAACGGCGGTTTCGGCAACGCGCATTTCAAAAGCTCGACGAACCAGGCGCCGCGTCATGCCAATCCCGGACAGCCGGGCGAAGAGCTGACGATCTGGCTGCGGTTGAAGCTGATTGCGGATGCTGCGCTCGTCGGTTTGCCGAACGCCGGAAAATCGACGTTTCTCGCGACCGTCAGCGCCGCGAAGCCGAAGATCGCAGATTATCCGTTCACGACGCTTCACCCGAACCTCGGAGTCGTGCGCGCAGGGGACGTCGACTTCGTCCTCGCCGACATTCCGGGGCTGATCGAGGGTGCGAGCGAAGGCGCGGGTCTTGGCGACCGGTTCCTTGGGCATATCGAACGCTGCCGCGTTCTTCTTCATCTCGTCGATGCAACTTCGGCGGATGTGGCGGGCGACTACAAGACCGTGCGCCGGGAACTCAAAGCCTACGGCGGGGCTCTTGAGAAGAAGAAAGAGATCGTCGCTCTTTCAAAGATCGATGCGCTGGATGAGGAGACGCTTGCGGAACGGCGCGAAGCTTTGAAGAAGGCGGCGCGCAAGACGCCTCTGCTACTGTCTGCGGTGTCCGGTGCGGGCATCAAGGAAGCGCTGTTCGCGCTGACGCGTGAAATCTCGCGCAAAGATGCGGCGGAGGATGATGAGGATCGCGACGCAAGCGGGGCGTGGCAGCCGTAA
- the rlmH gene encoding 23S rRNA (pseudouridine(1915)-N(3))-methyltransferase RlmH: MRISLLAVGKLKDAEERAISDRYAKRFNGAGRSIGLGPIDIRELNESRQASADERKQDEAARLLKDLAADTFIVALDPAGKSVSSEAFARTLGEKRDGAVKTCAFLIGGPDGHGAQVLKSAGMTLSLGALTLPHGLARVVLLEQLYRAATILSGHPYHRA; the protein is encoded by the coding sequence ATGCGCATTTCGCTCCTCGCCGTCGGCAAGCTGAAAGACGCCGAGGAGCGGGCGATTTCTGATCGCTACGCCAAACGCTTCAACGGCGCGGGCCGGTCAATCGGATTGGGTCCGATCGATATTCGCGAGCTGAACGAAAGCCGCCAGGCGAGCGCCGACGAGCGCAAGCAAGATGAAGCCGCGCGGCTTTTGAAGGATCTGGCGGCCGACACGTTCATCGTCGCGCTCGATCCAGCAGGCAAGTCCGTCAGCAGCGAAGCTTTCGCGCGCACGCTCGGCGAAAAGCGCGACGGCGCGGTGAAAACGTGCGCGTTCCTGATCGGCGGTCCGGATGGGCATGGTGCGCAGGTTTTGAAGTCAGCTGGAATGACGCTATCGCTCGGTGCGCTGACGCTGCCACATGGTCTCGCGCGCGTCGTGCTGCTCGAGCAGCTGTACCGCGCGGCGACGATCCTCTCCGGGCATCCTTATCATCGGGCGTGA
- a CDS encoding DNA-deoxyinosine glycosylase, whose translation MPGAKAKYSFPPIVTADAHLLILGTLPGEESLRLQQYYGHPRNHFWPLIAAIFGEAVPSDYSARIALLKRHGCALWDVLESAERIGSSDAAIRNATVNPFAAFLADYPNIRTIAFNGQKARDLFHRHVVKPGHVPEQVCTMIDLPSSSPLYTKSLEEKLGIWRAKLAESLAAQKRRAK comes from the coding sequence ATGCCGGGAGCGAAGGCGAAATACAGCTTTCCGCCGATCGTCACGGCGGACGCGCATCTGCTTATTCTTGGCACGCTGCCGGGTGAGGAATCGCTGCGACTGCAGCAATACTACGGGCATCCGCGCAATCATTTCTGGCCGCTGATCGCCGCGATTTTCGGCGAGGCCGTGCCATCCGACTATTCTGCGCGGATCGCTCTTCTGAAGCGTCACGGTTGCGCGCTTTGGGATGTGCTGGAAAGCGCGGAGCGCATCGGAAGCTCGGACGCCGCCATTCGGAATGCGACCGTCAATCCGTTCGCGGCATTTCTCGCCGACTATCCGAACATCCGGACGATCGCGTTCAATGGTCAGAAGGCGCGCGACTTGTTCCATCGCCATGTCGTGAAGCCGGGGCATGTGCCGGAGCAGGTTTGCACGATGATCGATCTGCCGTCGTCGAGCCCGCTCTACACGAAATCGCTCGAGGAGAAGCTCGGCATTTGGCGGGCTAAATTGGCGGAATCGCTGGCGGCTCAGAAGCGCCGGGCGAAATAG
- a CDS encoding glutamate-5-semialdehyde dehydrogenase yields the protein MNKPERIENETAELMRGIGQAAKAASRRLAIATPEEKNAALIAAAKALRAATPKILAANAQDIEAAKAAGRPAAFVDRLLLNEKRIDGIAVGLEEIAALPDPVGTVLAEWTRPNGLKFQRVRVPLGTIGIIYESRPNVTADAGALALKAGNAAILRGGSESHHSSVAIHACLVEGLRAAGLPEAAIQLVPTTDREAVGAMLRGLDGSVDVIVPRGGKGLVERVQSEARVPVFAHLEGICHTYVDQGADMKIAVPLVVNAKMRRTGICGATECLLVDKNARTDLLSPIVKALLDDGCEVRGDEATQKVDPRVKAAQADDYGKEFLDAVIAVKTVDGVDGAIEHIARYGSQHTDAIITECEATAERFLNRVDSAIVLVNASTQFADGGEFGFGGEIGIATGKMHARGPVGVEQLTSFKYKVRGTGQTRPK from the coding sequence ATGAACAAACCGGAGCGCATCGAAAACGAGACCGCCGAGCTGATGCGCGGCATCGGACAAGCAGCTAAGGCTGCGAGCCGCAGGCTTGCGATCGCGACGCCGGAGGAAAAGAACGCGGCGCTTATCGCTGCGGCGAAAGCTCTGCGCGCGGCGACGCCCAAAATCCTTGCGGCGAACGCGCAGGACATCGAAGCTGCGAAAGCTGCTGGTCGACCGGCTGCGTTCGTCGATCGGCTGCTGCTCAACGAGAAGCGCATCGACGGCATCGCTGTCGGTCTTGAAGAGATCGCGGCACTTCCCGATCCCGTCGGAACCGTGCTGGCGGAATGGACGCGGCCCAATGGTCTCAAATTTCAGCGCGTGCGCGTGCCGCTCGGAACGATCGGCATCATCTACGAAAGCCGTCCGAACGTAACGGCCGATGCAGGCGCGCTGGCGCTGAAGGCCGGGAACGCGGCGATCCTGCGCGGCGGTTCGGAAAGCCATCATTCGAGCGTCGCGATCCATGCCTGCCTGGTTGAAGGCCTGCGCGCTGCGGGATTGCCCGAAGCCGCGATCCAGCTCGTTCCGACGACGGATCGCGAAGCGGTCGGCGCGATGCTGCGCGGCCTGGATGGGTCGGTCGATGTCATTGTACCGCGCGGCGGCAAAGGGCTGGTAGAGCGCGTGCAGAGCGAGGCCCGCGTTCCGGTCTTCGCGCATCTCGAAGGCATCTGTCACACCTATGTCGATCAGGGCGCGGACATGAAGATCGCCGTGCCGCTGGTCGTCAACGCCAAGATGCGGCGCACGGGAATTTGCGGCGCGACCGAGTGCCTGCTCGTCGACAAGAATGCGCGTACCGATCTCTTGTCGCCGATCGTCAAAGCCCTGCTCGACGATGGTTGCGAAGTGCGTGGCGACGAGGCGACGCAAAAGGTCGATCCTCGCGTGAAGGCGGCTCAGGCCGATGACTACGGCAAGGAATTTCTCGATGCCGTTATCGCGGTGAAAACCGTCGACGGAGTCGACGGCGCCATCGAGCACATCGCGCGCTATGGTTCGCAGCACACCGACGCGATCATCACGGAATGCGAAGCGACGGCCGAACGGTTCCTGAACCGCGTCGACTCCGCGATCGTTCTCGTCAACGCATCGACGCAGTTCGCCGACGGCGGCGAGTTCGGCTTCGGCGGCGAGATCGGCATCGCGACGGGCAAGATGCATGCGCGTGGGCCGGTCGGCGTCGAGCAGCTGACGAGCTTTAAGTACAAGGTGCGAGGCACCGGCCAGACGCGGCCGAAGTAG
- the rpmA gene encoding 50S ribosomal protein L27 yields MAQKKAGGSTRNGRDSESKRLGIKRYGGEYVIPGNILCRQRGTQWHPGSGVGMGTDHTIFAVEEGTVEFDTKRNGRIYISVKPAKVVAAE; encoded by the coding sequence ATGGCACAGAAAAAAGCAGGCGGCTCGACGCGTAACGGCCGCGATTCCGAGAGCAAACGTCTCGGCATCAAACGCTACGGCGGCGAGTACGTCATTCCCGGCAACATCCTTTGCCGTCAGCGCGGCACGCAGTGGCATCCGGGTTCGGGTGTCGGCATGGGAACCGACCACACGATCTTCGCAGTCGAAGAAGGTACGGTCGAGTTCGATACCAAGCGCAACGGCCGCATCTATATCTCGGTCAAGCCGGCGAAGGTTGTCGCGGCCGAGTAA
- a CDS encoding GNAT family N-acetyltransferase, with protein sequence MQTARLRLRAVVDSDAARIADLAGDWDVASMTGRIPYPYSADAAQHWISGVEEGEQVFGIERDAEFIGICGFTIDANGDAELGYWIGKPYWGHGYATEAASAVMAYGFTKAGVRRFVCRHLAGNPGSARVIQKLGFKYVGDSTGWCEARQCELPALSYELRRPWTMAIRALAS encoded by the coding sequence ATGCAGACCGCCCGCCTTCGCCTCAGAGCCGTTGTCGACAGTGATGCCGCCCGGATCGCCGATCTCGCGGGTGACTGGGATGTCGCGAGCATGACTGGGCGCATTCCCTATCCCTACTCGGCGGATGCCGCGCAGCATTGGATCAGCGGCGTGGAAGAGGGCGAACAGGTTTTCGGGATCGAACGCGACGCAGAGTTCATCGGTATTTGCGGCTTCACGATCGATGCCAACGGCGACGCCGAGCTTGGCTATTGGATCGGCAAGCCGTATTGGGGACATGGGTATGCGACCGAAGCGGCGAGCGCCGTGATGGCTTATGGATTCACCAAGGCGGGCGTCAGGCGGTTCGTTTGCAGGCATCTCGCCGGCAATCCCGGCTCGGCGCGCGTGATCCAGAAGCTCGGCTTCAAGTACGTTGGAGATTCCACCGGCTGGTGCGAAGCTCGCCAGTGCGAGCTTCCAGCGCTGAGCTATGAACTGCGCAGGCCGTGGACGATGGCCATTCGAGCTTTGGCGTCATGA
- a CDS encoding SDR family NAD(P)-dependent oxidoreductase produces the protein MARSILITGCSSGIGLDAARTMKQRGWRVIATARNAEDLTRLNTYEGLEVLRLELADPQSIATCAIRALELTHGHLDALFNNAAYGQPGAVEDLTPALLREQLEVNLVGTHDLTRRLIPSMRKNGAGRIVNCSSVLGMVVAPYRGAYCASKFALEALTTSLRLELEGSGIGVSLIEPGPIRSRFVEHSVARLLATIDIDNSPHRDVYRTRLEQMKAGGQISFKLEPEAVSKRLIHAVESSRPKAHYYVTTPTLIAAAMRRLLPQFGIDYFARRF, from the coding sequence ATGGCACGCTCAATTCTCATCACCGGATGCTCGTCCGGCATCGGCCTCGACGCCGCCCGAACGATGAAACAGCGCGGCTGGCGCGTAATCGCGACGGCCCGGAACGCCGAAGACCTCACCCGCCTCAACACGTACGAAGGCCTCGAAGTTCTGCGACTCGAATTGGCCGATCCGCAATCGATCGCAACCTGCGCCATTCGCGCCCTGGAACTGACGCACGGACACCTGGATGCGTTGTTCAACAACGCGGCGTACGGTCAACCGGGTGCCGTCGAGGATTTGACCCCAGCGCTCCTGCGCGAACAGCTCGAAGTCAATCTCGTCGGAACGCACGATCTGACGCGACGCCTCATTCCGTCCATGCGCAAGAACGGCGCCGGACGCATCGTCAATTGCTCTTCGGTCTTGGGAATGGTCGTTGCGCCGTATCGCGGGGCCTACTGCGCGTCGAAGTTCGCACTCGAAGCGCTGACGACGTCATTGCGGCTCGAACTCGAAGGCTCCGGCATCGGCGTGTCGCTGATCGAGCCCGGCCCGATCCGCTCGCGCTTCGTCGAGCATTCCGTCGCGCGGCTGCTCGCGACGATCGACATCGACAATTCTCCGCACCGGGACGTCTATCGAACGCGGCTGGAGCAGATGAAGGCCGGCGGCCAGATATCGTTCAAGCTCGAGCCCGAGGCCGTGAGCAAACGCCTGATCCATGCTGTCGAAAGCAGCCGTCCGAAAGCGCATTACTATGTGACCACGCCGACGCTGATCGCAGCCGCGATGCGCCGCCTGCTGCCGCAGTTCGGCATCGACTATTTCGCCCGGCGCTTCTGA